The genomic DNA CTCATGCCAGGTACACCCACTGGAAGCAGACTGTCTTCTATTTGCGTGATGTCCTTACCATGGAGGAGGGAGAAGTGCTCACCGGTGTGCTTGAGAACAAGCCCAACGACAAGAACAAGCGTGACCTCGATATCACCATCAATTACAGATTCGAAACCACGGATCCTGTGCGTTACGCCGAGAACGGCTGCTTCTACCGGATGTACGTATTGTGTCTTGTGTACTATCTTCGGATCATAAAATTGACATACGCAGGTGCTAAATTTCTTTCTTCGATATCACGTTCTGCAATCTCTTTCGGTAATTTCTTCTGCTTGTGGCATAGCATATCGACGATCTGACAGCAAATGCGCATGGTCGATATGAACAGCATGGTGTAAACAGAGGTTCCATTGGGGCGAACAATGATCGATCGGGGGTTTTTATGTCGGCGTTTTTCATTTTGAGTTATTCATTGGAAGGAAAGGGAACTGCATCATTGTTTGGCGCCATACGGAGAGATGATTTCCACCAGAGACGATTATGAAGCTCCTCGAATTTCCTAAAGTAGATACCCCGTCCGAGTCGATGCTTAGTCTAGCCACCTCCGACGTTATCCATAGATTGTTTAGGCTTTTTAATGAAATCCCACTTTTAACTATGTGTTTTATCTGATCGTTTTGCTGGTTTTTATTGGCCGCATGAGACGGCGCTCGGAGTTATTGATCGAGCCTCGGCTTGCTCGGTAGCCCCGCAAGACAATCAATTGGAAGGGCGGCGCGAAAGGAATTTAAGAATCAAGAGAAGCTGTTCCGCTTTCTGCGTCCATTTGAGTCAATTGACTGACCCTCTTGAGTGTCTTCTGAGTCCATTAACTCCTATGTCGCATCCAGACTTGATAACCGTTGCGATGTCGGCGCCTGGAGCTGGTCACGAATTTCCGTCCAAGGAGGTTTCCTGGCAAAAGCGCGATGTCTTGCTGTTCGCGAATAGCATTGGCTGCAAGGCAGATGAATTGCACTTTCTCTATGTAAGTCAGGATAGCCAGTAATACCGGCATCTCCAACACTTCTAACCATTGATATAGGAACTCCATCCCAACTTCTCCGTCTTCCCTACTTATCCTCTGATCCTCCGTACGCAGTGACCAATCCCGTCATAACTTAAACCACAGACATATTAACTTCTCGTGCAGCCTTTAAGCTCACCGATCAAGAGGTCACCGATTTCTATGCGCGTTCGCAGGCGTCTCCAGTCCCCGGCATTCCGGACTTCGACTACCGCCGTGTAGTAGATGGTCAACGGAAACTCACTATCCTAAAGCCCCTTCCTACGACAAGTTCTGACAAGAAGTTTGAGTTGCGGAATAAGGTTGTCGGTGTTTATGACAAGGGCAAACCTGGAACGGTTATGGAGACGGAGCAGTCGATTGTGGATAAGGAGACTGGAGAAGTGTATTCGAAGACTGTGAGCAGCAACTTCTTTGTCGGGCAGGGTAACTGGGGTGGACCGAAAGGCCCAAGCACTGTGAGCTACGCACCCCCGGGGGGCAAGAGCCCAGACGCTACCCATGTGGTCCAGACTACTATGGAGACCGCTCATCTTTACCGGTAAGTTTCGCAATATCTGACTCAAATACTCCATACTAACGCCCGAGCCTAACAGTCTCAACGGCGACTACAACCCGCTACACGCTACCCCAGAGCCCGGCCAGAAAATGGGCTTTGGAGGTATCATCATTCATGGCCTGTTCAGCTGGAACTCTGCTGCGCATGGAATCCTGCGTGAGCTGGGAGGAAGTGACCCTAAGAACCTCAAGGAATTCCAGGCCCGGTTCGCTTCTCCTGTCAGACCAGGTGACCAGCTCACCACGGAGATCTGGAGAATGGGCAATACTCAGGGTGGTTATGAAGAAGTCCGGTTTGTGACCAAGAATGACAAGGGCAAGGCCGTTTTAAGCAACGGCCGTTGTCTGTTGAAGGTTGTTGGCCCGAAGAGTAAGCTCTGAGCGATATCACTCAAGCATGTGATATTTAGCGATTAGTGATTATTATTTTCAGAATGTATATAACTTGTGTTCCCGGCCTTTTATCTTACTCGCAGTTCTTCCTGTATACTCCTTACCTCAGGCCACTGGAACGAACTATCCTCCCCGGCCCAAACAATCAGAAGATTGCGCTATTTACTCTGACTCTATCAATTATCCAAATATATTAAGAGCTTTCACAATCCCTGCAGAATCGTTGCCTGACCTCCTTTTACCCGTATTGTACTGTTAACGTCACGTGACTCAAAAGGCAATTGTGTGGAGACGTCTTTCCATAACTTCCTTGGACTGCCCGGTACTCTTCAAGTTGGCTGCCATTGTACGATTTTAGAATGAGTATGCCTCGGCTCTCGTCTTCCAGGGTGCTTACTGGGCCCTGGAAGAATACTAGGTATGGTCACTACCCCCGCGACTAAAATTTTCATGCAAAATGCTAACATGATCATTAGCGCTTCATTTACTCCCAAGCACATCAACTTGGTATGCTTTCATATGGGGATACTCCAAATTAGCAGATTGCTCTTCGCTCACTCTGCTTAGCGTACCAACTACCGGAACCCATCGACGGCTCTTAGGCCgtcgccgcagcagcagcaacggCAGCACCAACAGTTGCAGTTCATCAGACGATTCTCGTCTCCGGCCCAGCCTGCAGCTGAGGGGCCTCACGATACTGTAGCTGAGAAGCAGGAGATGGTAGTTGAAACGAAGAACGATCCTTCAGCAATTAGAACGGAGAATATCCCGCCAAAAGTTAAGAAATTTCTCGGGTACATTGAAATGGAATTCACCGTCAAAGGGAGACCCGCCCTTACATTTTAGTAAGTTCAAGAGCCTTCAATAAATTCCCCGAAGAATATCGATGCTCACTTATTCCACAGTGGAGAATTCTGGCTCAGGTTGGTATTCGACCCTTTTAGGACGTTGGAATGGGAACATAGGCAAAAAAGAAACTCACCTGAACTTCTAGGGACAACTGCCAATGCCCAAAATGTATCCACCCAGACACAAGGCAGCGGAGTGTAGATACTTTCAAGGTATGATTCTCCCTGTCCTTACTCTTTCATATCATGGGAACTAACCGATGGTCTCCAGATACCGCAAGATGTTAATGCCAACAAGATTAGATACGAGAACCGGGCTGTTTTGGTCGATTGTAAGTCTAATAAGGACGCTGGAAATCACTATAACTAAATGTACCCAGGGTCTGATGGACATACTGGTGTCTATCCAACCTTTTGGCTTCTTGCACACCAAAACAAGTCCCCCAAGAGGCCATACCCCTCAAAAGCAGGACCATCTTTCCGGTACAGCAGCTCCCTTGGCCTTCTTATTGCTTATGTATTGTTCTGCTTATTTTTCTGGTTAGACGCTTCAAGAAATTTCATCCGACTGATCCAAACTCTCATTATCCCACTGTCACGCACGAAAAAGTCATGACAGATAACACAGCCGTGCGCGACTGGCTTGAGAAGATAGTAGGCTCTCTTCAGCCATTCTCTATGCTAGCGGACTCGTCGTGGTATACTGACATCCTTCTAAGTACGACTGGGGATTTTGCTTTGTCGAGGGCGTTCCTGTCGAGCCAGAGGCAACACAAAAACTGATAGAGAGAATTGCCTTTGTCAGACATACTCACTACGGTACGATATTCCAACAATTGACTGCATGAGTGTTGTTGCTAACAATACTTCGAAGGTGGCTTCTGGGATTTCACGGCAGACCTAAGCTTCAAGGACACTGCATACACAACGGAGTTCCTTGGTGCGCATACGGACAACACTTACTTTACTGACCCCGCTAGGCTTCAACTGTT from Aspergillus chevalieri M1 DNA, chromosome 1, nearly complete sequence includes the following:
- a CDS encoding putative peroxisomal dehydratase (COG:I;~EggNog:ENOG410PI66;~InterPro:IPR002539,IPR029069;~PFAM:PF01575), which encodes MSHPDLITVAMSAPGAGHEFPSKEVSWQKRDVLLFANSIGCKADELHFLYELHPNFSVFPTYPLILPFKLTDQEVTDFYARSQASPVPGIPDFDYRRVVDGQRKLTILKPLPTTSSDKKFELRNKVVGVYDKGKPGTVMETEQSIVDKETGEVYSKTVSSNFFVGQGNWGGPKGPSTVSYAPPGGKSPDATHVVQTTMETAHLYRLNGDYNPLHATPEPGQKMGFGGIIIHGLFSWNSAAHGILRELGGSDPKNLKEFQARFASPVRPGDQLTTEIWRMGNTQGGYEEVRFVTKNDKGKAVLSNGRCLLKVVGPKSKL
- a CDS encoding putative trimethyllysine dioxygenase TmlH (COG:I;~EggNog:ENOG410PG43;~InterPro:IPR010376,IPR038492,IPR003819,IPR012776, IPR042098;~PFAM:PF02668,PF06155;~go_function: GO:0005506 - iron ion binding [Evidence IEA];~go_function: GO:0016491 - oxidoreductase activity [Evidence IEA];~go_function: GO:0050353 - trimethyllysine dioxygenase activity [Evidence IEA];~go_process: GO:0045329 - carnitine biosynthetic process [Evidence IEA];~go_process: GO:0055114 - oxidation-reduction process [Evidence IEA]), with protein sequence MSMPRLSSSRVLTGPWKNTSASFTPKHINLRTNYRNPSTALRPSPQQQQRQHQQLQFIRRFSSPAQPAAEGPHDTVAEKQEMVVETKNDPSAIRTENIPPKVKKFLGYIEMEFTVKGRPALTFYGEFWLRDNCQCPKCIHPDTRQRSVDTFKIPQDVNANKIRYENRAVLVDWSDGHTGVYPTFWLLAHQNKSPKRPYPSKAGPSFRRFKKFHPTDPNSHYPTVTHEKVMTDNTAVRDWLEKIYDWGFCFVEGVPVEPEATQKLIERIAFVRHTHYGGFWDFTADLSFKDTAYTTEFLGAHTDNTYFTDPARLQLFHLLSHIDGQGGESLLVDGFRAAQLLKLENPQNSKALHKYRQPFHSSGNEDTCIQPVIQYPVFVTHPTFKQQLYQIRWNNYDRAAKVDWSSKEQEEWYTAARHFNEIIHRKDLEIWTQLQPGTALIFDNWRMLHGRSEFTGKRRMCGGYVNNDDFLSRYRLLKFGREAVLRNLGNTYNSASNPNMFF